One part of the Quercus lobata isolate SW786 chromosome 7, ValleyOak3.0 Primary Assembly, whole genome shotgun sequence genome encodes these proteins:
- the LOC115953089 gene encoding lipid phosphate phosphatase gamma, with the protein MHHSHTTMPPPPLKAVTLVHVRYRRGDQLGHFLAWVSLVPVFISLGGFVSHFIFRRELQGMFFALGLIISQFVNEFIKTSVQQARPETCALLEMCDSHGWPSSHSQYMFFFSVYFSLMTYKGYGLFRTTSKWAVHFWLWSMAFLTMYSRVYLGYHTVAQVFAGAILGAFLGAVWFWFVNSVLIVYFPAIEESAFGRMFYVKDTSHIPNVLKFEYDNARAARKNLAAKNN; encoded by the coding sequence ATGCACCATTCACACACGACGATGCCTCCACCGCCACTGAAGGCCGTGACACTGGTCCACGTGCGGTACCGGAGAGGAGATCAGTTGGGTCACTTCCTAGCTTGGGTTTCCCTGGTCCCAGTTTTCATCAGCCTCGGCGGCTTCGTCTCCCACTTCATCTTCCGCCGCGAACTCCAAGGCATGTTCTTCGCTCTCGGCCTCATAATCTCCCAATTCGTCAACGAGTTCATCAAGACCTCCGTACAGCAAGCTCGGCCCGAGACCTGTGCTCTCCTCGAGATGTGCGACTCGCACGGCTGGCCTTCGAGTCACTCTCAGTACATGTTCTTCTTCTCCGTTTACTTCTCGCTCATGACCTATAAAGGGTATGGGCTGTTTCGCACGACGAGCAAGTGGGCAGTGCATTTCTGGCTTTGGTCTATGGCGTTTCTCACCATGTATTCGAGGGTGTATTTGGGTTACCACACAGTTGCTCAGGTCTTTGCTGGGGCTATTCTGGGAGCTTTTCTTGGGGCGGtgtggttttggtttgtgaatTCTGTGCTCATTGTTTACTTTCCGGCTATTGAGGAAAGCGCGTTTGGGAGGATGTTCTATGTCAAGGACACGTCTCATATACCCAATGTGTTGAAGTTCGAGTACGATAATGCCAGGGCTGCTAGGAAAAACTTGGCTGCCAAGAACAATTGA
- the LOC115953237 gene encoding importin subunit alpha-9 isoform X2: protein MADESLAFHRRDPIKSSVGNVAANRRRQNAVTVGKERRESLVRAKRLCRVGISGDADADVSLDSEMMIDEEQSILEAQTSSAVEGLKSAVAYQGKGAMQKRVSALRDLRRLLSKSEFPPVEAALKAGAIPILVQCLSFGSQDEQLLEAAWCLTNIAAGKPEETEALLPALPLLIAHLGEKSSLSVAEQCAWALGNVAGEGEKLRSVLLSQGALLPLARMMLPNKGSTVRTSAWALSNLIKGPDPKAATELIRIDGMLDAIVRHLKKADDELATEVAWVVVYLSALSNVATSMLVKNDVLQLLVDRLATSNSLQLLIPVLRSLGNLVAGDSHTIYAVLVPGHDITDSVIIVLVKCLRSEHRVLKKEAAWVLSNIAASSVEHKRLINSSEAVPLLLRLLSTAPFDIRKEVAYVLGNLCVAPTEGDGKPNLILEHLVSLVSGGCLPGFIDLVRSADTEAARVGLQFIELMICQTHLHLPVV, encoded by the exons atGGCCGATGAAAGCTTGGCTTTTCACAGAAGAGACCCTATAAAGTCATCAG TTGGGAATGTTGCTGCAAATCGAAGACGGCAAAATGCGGTTACTGTGGGAAAAGAAAGGAGGGAATCATTGGTGCGGGCAAAGCGGTTATGCAGAGTGGGGATTAGCGGcgatgctgatgctgatgtttcTCTTGATAGTGAAATGATGATTGATGAAGAACAATCAATTTTGGAGGCTCAAACTTCTTCGGCAGTGGAAGGGTTGAAGTCTGCTGTGGCATACCA GGGGAAAGGTGCAATGCAGAAGAGAGTGAGTGCCCTTCGTGATTTAAGGCGTTTATTGTCAAAATCTGAATTCCCTCCTGTTGAAGCTGCTCTTAAAGCTGGAGCAATACCCATACTAGTGCAGTGTCTTTCATTTGGTTCTCAGGATGAGCAG TTGCTTGAGGCTGCTTGGTGCCTCACAAACATTGCAGCAGGAAAACCTGAAGAAACAGAAGCTTTATTACCTGCATTGCCTTTACTTATTGCTCATCTCGGAG AAAAGAGCTCCTTGTCTGTTGCTGAGCAGTGTGCATGGGCATTAGGAAATGTTGCTGGTGAAGGAGAGAAGCTGAGAAGTGTCTTGCTATCACAAGGGGCCTTACTACCTCTTGCAAGAATGATGCTGCCAAACAAGGGTTCAACCGTCAGAACATCTGCTTGGGCATTGTCAAATCTAATCAAG GGACCAGATCCTAAAGCTGCAACAGAACTCATCAGAATTGATGGAATGCTGGATGCGATTGTTCGGCACTTGAAAAAAGC GGATGATGAGTTGGCAACTGAAGTAGCATGGGTAGTTGTGTATCTCTCAGCCCTTTCAAACGTCGCTACCAGTATGCTGGTGAAAAATGATGTCCTTCAACTGCTTGTTGATAGATTGGCAACATCAAATAGCTTGCAATTGCTCATTCCG GTGCTGCGAAGTCTAGGTAATCTTGTGGCTGGTGATTCCCACACAATTTATGCTGTTCTTGTTCCTGGACATGATATTACAG ACAGTGTCATAATAGTCctagtaaaatgtttgaggagTGAACACCGGGTCCTGAAAAAG GAAGCAGCGTGGGTGCTTTCTAATATAGCTGCTAGTTCTGTTGAACACAAGCGGTTGATTAATTCTAGTGAGGCAGTGCCTTTGCTATTGCGCCTTCTTTCCACAGCACCATTTGACATAAGAAAGGAAGTAGCATATGTACTGGGCAACCTATGTGTTGCCCCCACTGAAGGTGATGGAAAACCAAATTTGATCCTGGAGCACTTGGTTTCACTTGTTAGTGGAGGATGCCTGCCTGGTTTTATTGATTTGGTTAGATCTGCTGATACCGAGGCTGCAAGAGTAGGACTTCAATTCATAGAGCTG ATGATCTGTCAGACACATCTGCATTTGCCTGTGGTTTAA
- the LOC115953237 gene encoding importin subunit alpha-9 isoform X1, which produces MADESLAFHRRDPIKSSVGNVAANRRRQNAVTVGKERRESLVRAKRLCRVGISGDADADVSLDSEMMIDEEQSILEAQTSSAVEGLKSAVAYQGKGAMQKRVSALRDLRRLLSKSEFPPVEAALKAGAIPILVQCLSFGSQDEQLLEAAWCLTNIAAGKPEETEALLPALPLLIAHLGEKSSLSVAEQCAWALGNVAGEGEKLRSVLLSQGALLPLARMMLPNKGSTVRTSAWALSNLIKGPDPKAATELIRIDGMLDAIVRHLKKADDELATEVAWVVVYLSALSNVATSMLVKNDVLQLLVDRLATSNSLQLLIPVLRSLGNLVAGDSHTIYAVLVPGHDITDSVIIVLVKCLRSEHRVLKKEAAWVLSNIAASSVEHKRLINSSEAVPLLLRLLSTAPFDIRKEVAYVLGNLCVAPTEGDGKPNLILEHLVSLVSGGCLPGFIDLVRSADTEAARVGLQFIELVLRGMPNGEGPKLVEREDGIDAMERFQFHENEDLRNMANGLVDKYFGEDYGLDE; this is translated from the exons atGGCCGATGAAAGCTTGGCTTTTCACAGAAGAGACCCTATAAAGTCATCAG TTGGGAATGTTGCTGCAAATCGAAGACGGCAAAATGCGGTTACTGTGGGAAAAGAAAGGAGGGAATCATTGGTGCGGGCAAAGCGGTTATGCAGAGTGGGGATTAGCGGcgatgctgatgctgatgtttcTCTTGATAGTGAAATGATGATTGATGAAGAACAATCAATTTTGGAGGCTCAAACTTCTTCGGCAGTGGAAGGGTTGAAGTCTGCTGTGGCATACCA GGGGAAAGGTGCAATGCAGAAGAGAGTGAGTGCCCTTCGTGATTTAAGGCGTTTATTGTCAAAATCTGAATTCCCTCCTGTTGAAGCTGCTCTTAAAGCTGGAGCAATACCCATACTAGTGCAGTGTCTTTCATTTGGTTCTCAGGATGAGCAG TTGCTTGAGGCTGCTTGGTGCCTCACAAACATTGCAGCAGGAAAACCTGAAGAAACAGAAGCTTTATTACCTGCATTGCCTTTACTTATTGCTCATCTCGGAG AAAAGAGCTCCTTGTCTGTTGCTGAGCAGTGTGCATGGGCATTAGGAAATGTTGCTGGTGAAGGAGAGAAGCTGAGAAGTGTCTTGCTATCACAAGGGGCCTTACTACCTCTTGCAAGAATGATGCTGCCAAACAAGGGTTCAACCGTCAGAACATCTGCTTGGGCATTGTCAAATCTAATCAAG GGACCAGATCCTAAAGCTGCAACAGAACTCATCAGAATTGATGGAATGCTGGATGCGATTGTTCGGCACTTGAAAAAAGC GGATGATGAGTTGGCAACTGAAGTAGCATGGGTAGTTGTGTATCTCTCAGCCCTTTCAAACGTCGCTACCAGTATGCTGGTGAAAAATGATGTCCTTCAACTGCTTGTTGATAGATTGGCAACATCAAATAGCTTGCAATTGCTCATTCCG GTGCTGCGAAGTCTAGGTAATCTTGTGGCTGGTGATTCCCACACAATTTATGCTGTTCTTGTTCCTGGACATGATATTACAG ACAGTGTCATAATAGTCctagtaaaatgtttgaggagTGAACACCGGGTCCTGAAAAAG GAAGCAGCGTGGGTGCTTTCTAATATAGCTGCTAGTTCTGTTGAACACAAGCGGTTGATTAATTCTAGTGAGGCAGTGCCTTTGCTATTGCGCCTTCTTTCCACAGCACCATTTGACATAAGAAAGGAAGTAGCATATGTACTGGGCAACCTATGTGTTGCCCCCACTGAAGGTGATGGAAAACCAAATTTGATCCTGGAGCACTTGGTTTCACTTGTTAGTGGAGGATGCCTGCCTGGTTTTATTGATTTGGTTAGATCTGCTGATACCGAGGCTGCAAGAGTAGGACTTCAATTCATAGAGCTG GTTTTGAGAGGCATGCCAAATGGTGAGGGCCCAAAACTTGTTGAACGAGAGGATGGGATTGATGCAATGGAAAGATTTCAGTTTCATGAAAATGAAGACTTGAGAAATATGGCAAATGGTCTGGTTGATAAGTACTTCGGGGAAGACTATGGGCTTGATGAGTAG